The following are from one region of the Paenibacillus sp. JZ16 genome:
- the pdxA gene encoding 4-hydroxythreonine-4-phosphate dehydrogenase PdxA produces the protein MSQHKPVIGITMGDAAGVGPEIILKSLMNEEMYHISHPVVIGDVKILERAKSFVGSDLTIEAINADELEQVDYRFGTIHVLDLDLLPGDLPIGRVAPEAGHAAFKFLETAIELAKDHKIQAICTAPLNKEALHKGGHKYPGHTEILADLTGTTDYSMMLSAPNLKVIHVTTHVGILDAVRSINPERVYHVIKLAHETLQKSGIAAPRIAVCGINPHAGENGLFGYGEEEEKVIPGVEKAQAEGIQVVGPLPADTLFFRTVRGDFDIVVAMYHDQGHGPVKVLGLDAGVNITVGLPIIRTSVDHGTAFDIAGQGIADEKSLMEAIRQAAELAPKA, from the coding sequence ATGAGCCAGCATAAACCGGTTATCGGGATTACCATGGGAGACGCCGCAGGCGTAGGTCCTGAAATTATACTCAAAAGCCTCATGAATGAGGAGATGTATCATATCAGTCACCCGGTTGTGATCGGGGACGTGAAGATACTGGAGCGGGCAAAGTCCTTCGTGGGCAGTGACTTGACTATCGAAGCGATTAATGCCGATGAGCTCGAGCAGGTTGACTACCGTTTTGGCACGATTCATGTGCTTGATCTGGATCTGCTGCCAGGGGACTTGCCGATAGGACGAGTTGCTCCGGAAGCCGGACACGCCGCGTTCAAATTTTTGGAGACAGCCATCGAATTGGCGAAGGACCATAAAATCCAGGCCATATGCACCGCACCGCTGAATAAGGAAGCCCTGCATAAAGGGGGTCACAAATATCCGGGCCATACGGAGATTCTGGCGGATTTGACCGGAACCACGGACTATTCCATGATGCTGTCGGCGCCGAATCTGAAGGTTATTCACGTGACGACCCATGTCGGCATCCTCGATGCCGTCCGGTCGATTAATCCTGAGCGCGTATACCATGTCATTAAGCTTGCTCATGAGACGCTGCAGAAGTCCGGCATCGCCGCTCCGCGGATTGCCGTTTGCGGAATTAATCCTCATGCGGGCGAGAACGGACTGTTCGGATATGGCGAAGAGGAAGAGAAAGTCATACCGGGCGTCGAAAAGGCGCAGGCGGAAGGAATCCAGGTCGTAGGCCCGCTGCCGGCCGATACGCTGTTCTTCCGGACGGTACGCGGTGACTTTGACATTGTAGTGGCCATGTATCACGATCAGGGACATGGTCCCGTCAAAGTGCTCGGCTTGGACGCAGGCGTCAACATTACCGTTGGCCTTCCGATTATCCGCACCAGTGTCGATCACGGTACAGCGTTCGACATTGCCGGTCAAGGCATCGCCGATGAGAAAAGCTTGATGGAAGCCATCCGTCAGGCGGCTGAGCTGGCGCCTAAAGCGTAA